A window from Mycobacterium botniense encodes these proteins:
- a CDS encoding VIT1/CCC1 transporter family protein produces MAQPATRPPSSPEQLPHDFDHVHSDVSGGWLRAATFGAMDGLVSNTALIAGVAASASADVIVVSGFAGLLAGAFSMALGEYTSVTTANEQIDAEVAVERRAFSVHPDAERAELVDMLVQLGMTKQTAQRASDEIHRNEDSAVNFHLALEIGVDPREKPSARLAAISSFVMFAIGAVIPLIPYLLGYDCLWAGLVCAAVGQVTAGALAARFTGKSAWWAALRQLTFGAVAVAATYHTGWLVANLL; encoded by the coding sequence ATGGCCCAGCCAGCTACTCGTCCGCCGTCGTCACCAGAACAGCTGCCGCACGACTTCGATCACGTCCACTCCGATGTCAGCGGTGGCTGGTTGCGCGCAGCCACGTTTGGTGCCATGGATGGTCTGGTCAGCAATACCGCCCTGATTGCCGGTGTCGCCGCAAGTGCCAGCGCTGATGTCATCGTCGTCAGCGGGTTCGCCGGTCTGCTGGCCGGGGCGTTCTCAATGGCACTAGGCGAATACACGTCGGTGACTACGGCCAATGAGCAGATCGACGCGGAAGTCGCCGTCGAGCGTCGCGCCTTTTCGGTTCATCCTGACGCCGAACGCGCCGAGCTCGTCGATATGCTCGTGCAGCTCGGCATGACCAAGCAGACCGCGCAGCGCGCCAGCGACGAAATTCACCGGAACGAAGATAGCGCGGTCAACTTCCATTTGGCGCTGGAGATCGGGGTCGATCCGCGGGAGAAACCCTCAGCCCGGTTGGCCGCGATCTCCTCGTTTGTGATGTTTGCCATCGGCGCGGTCATCCCGCTGATTCCCTACCTCCTCGGTTATGACTGTCTATGGGCGGGGCTGGTGTGTGCCGCCGTCGGCCAGGTGACCGCAGGTGCTCTGGCAGCCCGGTTCACAGGCAAATCGGCGTGGTGGGCCGCGCTGCGGCAGTTGACTTTTGGCGCTGTCGCCGTCGCCGCCACATACCACACCGGTTGGCTGGTCGCTAACCTGCTCTGA
- the ipdF gene encoding (5R,7aS)-5-hydroxy-7a-methyl-1-oxo-2,3,5,6,7,7a-hexahydro-1H-indene-carboxyl-CoA reductase translates to MTLAVAPKEVGGHGLLDGKVVVVTAAAGTGIGSATARRALMEGADVVISDYHERRLGQTADELAALGLGRVEHVLCDVTSTAQVDALFASANARMGRIDVLVNNAGLGGQTPVVEMTDEEWDRVLDVTLTSVMRATRAALRYFRAAGHGGVIVNNASVLGWRAQHSQAHYAAAKAGVMALTRCSAVEAVEYGVRINAVSPSIARHKFLDKTAPAELLDQLSAAEAFGRAAEPWEVAATIAFLASEYSSYMTGEVISVSSQHP, encoded by the coding sequence ATGACGCTTGCGGTCGCGCCGAAAGAGGTTGGCGGACACGGGCTTCTGGATGGCAAAGTGGTCGTCGTGACCGCGGCGGCGGGCACCGGCATCGGGTCGGCCACCGCGCGCCGCGCGTTAATGGAGGGCGCCGACGTCGTCATTTCCGATTACCACGAACGGCGGCTGGGCCAGACCGCCGACGAACTGGCCGCGCTGGGTTTAGGCCGGGTGGAGCATGTGCTGTGCGATGTGACCTCCACCGCCCAGGTCGATGCCCTCTTCGCGTCGGCCAATGCGCGGATGGGACGCATCGACGTGCTGGTCAACAACGCCGGACTGGGGGGGCAGACCCCGGTGGTTGAGATGACCGACGAGGAGTGGGACCGGGTGCTCGACGTCACGCTGACCTCGGTGATGCGGGCCACCCGCGCCGCGCTGCGGTACTTCCGCGCGGCCGGGCACGGTGGGGTGATCGTCAACAACGCCAGCGTATTGGGCTGGCGTGCCCAGCATTCCCAGGCCCACTACGCGGCCGCCAAGGCCGGGGTGATGGCGCTGACACGGTGCAGCGCAGTCGAAGCGGTGGAGTACGGGGTGCGCATCAACGCGGTATCTCCCAGCATCGCCCGCCACAAGTTCCTGGACAAGACGGCCCCGGCCGAATTGCTCGACCAGTTGTCCGCTGCTGAAGCGTTCGGGCGGGCGGCTGAGCCCTGGGAAGTGGCGGCCACCATCGCGTTCCTGGCTAGTGAATACTCCAGTTATATGACTGGAGAAGTGATTTCGGTGTCCAGCCAGCATCCGTGA
- the fadA6 gene encoding steroid 3-ketoacyl-CoA thiolase FadA6, with protein MPEAYIIDAVRTPVGKRNGSLAHVHPIDLGVHVFRGLFDRVDVDPAAVDDVIVGCVDAIGGQAGNIGRLAWLAAGYPEEVPGVTVDRQCGSSQQAISFGAQAIMSGTADMILAGGVQNMSQIPIASAMEVGKQFGFTSPTNESKNWLHRYGDQEISQFRGAELIAERWNISRDEMERYALSSHQRALAAIRAGHFDNEIIGVSVDGADFRIDEGPRETSLEKMATLPTLREGGRLTAALASQISDGASAVLLASEQAVKDHRLTPRARVHHISARGADPVFMLTGPIPATRYALEKTGLSIDDIDVVEINEAFAPVVLAWLKEIKADPEKVNPNGGAIALGHPLGATGAKLFATMLNQLERIGGRYGLQTMCEGGGTANVTIIERL; from the coding sequence ATGCCTGAGGCGTACATCATCGACGCGGTGCGCACTCCGGTCGGCAAGCGCAACGGCTCGCTGGCCCACGTGCATCCGATCGATCTTGGCGTCCATGTGTTCCGGGGGCTGTTTGACCGGGTCGACGTCGACCCGGCAGCCGTCGACGACGTGATCGTCGGCTGCGTGGATGCCATAGGTGGGCAAGCCGGCAACATCGGCCGCCTGGCCTGGCTGGCGGCTGGGTACCCCGAGGAGGTGCCAGGCGTCACCGTCGACCGGCAGTGTGGTTCCAGTCAGCAAGCGATTTCGTTTGGCGCACAAGCAATCATGTCCGGAACCGCGGACATGATCTTGGCTGGCGGCGTCCAGAACATGAGCCAGATCCCCATTGCGTCGGCGATGGAGGTTGGCAAGCAATTCGGTTTCACCTCGCCAACCAACGAGTCGAAGAACTGGCTGCATCGCTATGGCGACCAAGAGATCTCACAATTCCGCGGGGCCGAGTTGATCGCAGAGCGGTGGAACATCTCCCGCGACGAGATGGAGCGGTACGCGCTCTCCAGCCACCAGCGTGCGCTGGCGGCGATTCGCGCCGGGCATTTTGACAACGAGATCATCGGTGTTTCGGTCGACGGGGCCGACTTCCGCATTGACGAGGGACCTCGGGAGACCTCCCTGGAGAAAATGGCCACGCTGCCGACGCTACGTGAGGGCGGCCGATTGACCGCCGCGCTGGCCAGCCAGATCTCCGACGGTGCCAGCGCAGTGCTGCTGGCCTCCGAACAGGCTGTTAAAGACCACAGGCTCACCCCGCGGGCACGGGTTCACCACATCAGCGCGCGCGGCGCCGACCCGGTGTTCATGCTGACCGGACCGATCCCGGCCACCCGCTACGCCTTGGAAAAGACCGGGCTGTCGATCGATGACATTGACGTGGTCGAGATCAATGAGGCGTTCGCCCCGGTGGTGCTGGCGTGGCTCAAGGAAATCAAGGCCGACCCGGAAAAGGTCAACCCGAACGGCGGCGCGATCGCTCTCGGTCACCCGCTGGGCGCCACCGGGGCTAAGTTGTTCGCTACTATGCTCAATCAACTCGAGCGCATCGGTGGGCGCTACGGGCTGCAGACGATGTGCGAGGGCGGCGGCACGGCCAACGTCACCATCATCGAGCGGCTGTAA
- the ipdC gene encoding (3aS,4S,5R,7aS)-5-hydroxy-7a-methyl-1-oxo-octahydro-1H-indene-4-carboxyl-CoA dehydrogenase, giving the protein MRLRTPLTDLVGVEHPVVQTGMGWVAGARLVSATANAGGLGILASATMTLNELATAIGKVKAATDKPFGVNIRADAADAGQRVELMIREGVRVASFALAPKQELIKRLKEAGVVVIPSVGAAKHARKVASWGADAVIVQGGEGGGHTGSVATTLLLPSVLDAVDIPVIAAGGFFDGRGLAAALSYGAAGVAMGTRFLLTSDSTVPDAVKRRYLQAGLDGTVVTTRVDGMPHRVLRTELVEKLESGSRVRGFVAAVRNAAQFKKISGMTWRSMIRDGLAMRHGKEMTWSQVLMAANTPMLLKAGLVEGNTEAGVLASGQVAGILDDLPSCAELIETIVRDAIKHLQTAYALVV; this is encoded by the coding sequence ATGAGACTACGCACTCCACTCACCGATCTCGTGGGCGTCGAACACCCGGTGGTGCAAACCGGAATGGGGTGGGTGGCCGGTGCTCGGCTGGTGTCGGCCACCGCTAACGCGGGCGGGCTGGGAATCTTGGCTTCGGCCACCATGACGCTCAACGAGTTAGCGACGGCCATCGGCAAAGTCAAGGCCGCTACCGATAAGCCGTTCGGGGTCAACATTCGCGCCGATGCCGCCGACGCCGGACAGCGGGTGGAGCTGATGATCCGGGAAGGCGTGAGGGTGGCGTCGTTTGCGCTGGCGCCCAAACAGGAGCTGATCAAGCGTTTGAAAGAAGCCGGCGTCGTGGTGATCCCCTCGGTCGGGGCAGCCAAACACGCCCGCAAAGTGGCATCCTGGGGTGCCGATGCGGTGATCGTGCAAGGGGGTGAAGGCGGGGGGCACACCGGATCGGTGGCAACGACGTTGCTGTTGCCATCGGTGCTCGACGCGGTGGATATCCCGGTGATCGCCGCCGGCGGCTTCTTCGACGGCCGCGGGCTCGCAGCGGCGCTGAGCTACGGGGCGGCCGGAGTGGCGATGGGAACCCGGTTTTTGTTGACTTCCGACTCCACGGTGCCCGACGCGGTCAAACGCCGCTATCTGCAAGCGGGCCTGGACGGCACCGTCGTCACCACCCGTGTCGACGGCATGCCGCACCGGGTGCTGCGTACCGAGCTGGTCGAGAAACTGGAAAGCGGCTCGCGGGTCCGAGGTTTCGTTGCAGCTGTGCGTAATGCCGCTCAGTTCAAGAAGATATCGGGCATGACGTGGCGCTCGATGATCCGCGACGGCCTGGCGATGCGCCACGGTAAGGAGATGACCTGGTCACAGGTGCTGATGGCCGCAAACACCCCGATGCTATTGAAAGCCGGTTTGGTGGAAGGTAACACGGAGGCCGGGGTGCTGGCTTCCGGCCAGGTGGCCGGCATCCTCGACGACCTGCCGTCCTGTGCAGAGCTCATCGAGACGATCGTGCGTGACGCGATCAAGCATTTGCAAACAGCGTATGCGCTGGTGGTCTGA
- a CDS encoding fatty-acid--CoA ligase produces MRSLVLAASYRVPDVERVWSLIGEGRSPLVGLGARFVVLYTSINEPGRVLVTIGIRHRTSVRELLRSPEVFEWFDLIGVDDIPAIFAGEVLQKINLVSPEAETVPPGVIIGAISAVGDVPELMTKVYDGLDRFRDAGVRKVWIYQAFDDQQEVMTLMELDSVFSAQRWIDQPDEAAEWMAGAGMGVYPGLFVGQLAHIMRAEAIR; encoded by the coding sequence TTGCGCTCCCTTGTCTTGGCCGCGTCCTATCGCGTACCGGATGTCGAGCGGGTCTGGTCGTTGATCGGGGAAGGACGCTCACCGTTGGTCGGCCTCGGAGCGCGTTTCGTAGTCCTCTACACGTCGATCAACGAGCCAGGCCGGGTACTGGTGACAATCGGTATCCGACATCGCACGTCGGTCCGGGAACTGTTGCGCTCGCCCGAGGTGTTCGAATGGTTCGACCTCATCGGGGTCGACGATATACCGGCGATATTCGCCGGTGAGGTGTTGCAGAAGATCAACCTGGTGTCTCCTGAGGCGGAGACCGTCCCTCCCGGGGTGATTATCGGTGCGATCTCGGCTGTCGGTGACGTCCCTGAACTGATGACGAAGGTGTACGACGGCCTCGACCGATTCCGGGACGCCGGGGTGCGCAAGGTCTGGATCTATCAGGCCTTCGACGACCAGCAGGAAGTGATGACACTGATGGAGCTCGACAGCGTGTTCAGCGCGCAGCGGTGGATCGACCAGCCCGATGAGGCCGCGGAATGGATGGCGGGAGCCGGGATGGGGGTGTATCCGGGCCTTTTCGTTGGACAGTTGGCCCATATCATGCGCGCCGAGGCGATTCGGTGA
- the ipdA gene encoding cholesterol ring-cleaving hydrolase subunit IpdA: protein MPDKRTTLDEAVGQLRSGMTIGIGGWGSRRKPMAFVRAILRSDVTDLTVVTYGGPDIGLLCSAGKVRRVYYGFVSLDSPPFYDPWFAQARTSGVIEAREMDEGMLRCGLQAAAQRLPFLPIRAGLGSSVLDFWQGELATVRSPYPAPGGGHETLIAMPALRLDAAFVHMNLGDAQGNAAYTGVDPYFDDLYLMAADRRYLSVERMVTTEELVKAVPPQALLVNRMMVDAVVEAPGGAHFTTAAPDYGRDEKFQRHYVHAAQSEESWREFVATYLSGTEAEYQAAVREFGGVSS from the coding sequence ATGCCGGACAAGCGAACCACCCTCGATGAGGCTGTGGGGCAGCTGCGCAGCGGTATGACCATCGGGATCGGCGGCTGGGGGTCGCGGCGTAAACCCATGGCGTTCGTGCGCGCCATCCTGCGTTCGGATGTCACCGATCTGACCGTCGTGACTTACGGTGGACCGGATATCGGGCTGTTGTGCTCGGCCGGCAAGGTGCGCCGCGTCTACTACGGCTTCGTCTCGCTGGATTCACCGCCGTTCTACGATCCCTGGTTCGCGCAGGCCCGCACCAGCGGTGTGATCGAGGCCCGGGAGATGGACGAAGGCATGCTGCGCTGCGGACTGCAGGCCGCCGCCCAGCGGTTGCCGTTCTTGCCGATCCGCGCCGGACTGGGCAGTTCGGTCCTCGACTTCTGGCAGGGTGAGCTCGCCACGGTCCGCTCCCCATATCCGGCGCCGGGCGGCGGGCATGAGACGTTGATCGCGATGCCCGCGCTGCGCCTGGACGCCGCGTTCGTCCATATGAACCTCGGTGATGCCCAAGGCAACGCTGCCTACACCGGTGTCGACCCCTATTTCGACGACCTGTACCTGATGGCCGCCGACAGACGCTATCTGTCGGTGGAGCGCATGGTGACAACCGAAGAGCTGGTCAAGGCGGTGCCCCCGCAGGCCCTGCTGGTGAACCGGATGATGGTCGACGCGGTGGTGGAAGCTCCTGGTGGCGCCCACTTCACTACGGCTGCACCCGATTACGGGCGCGACGAGAAGTTCCAGCGGCACTATGTGCACGCCGCGCAGTCCGAGGAGAGCTGGCGAGAATTTGTCGCGACCTATTTGTCCGGCACTGAAGCCGAGTATCAGGCAGCCGTGCGCGAGTTCGGGGGGGTGTCGTCGTGA
- a CDS encoding SDR family oxidoreductase: MTRPERAATVNLGLAGRVVLVTGGVRGVGAGISAVFAEQGATVITCARRAVHGLPYEFHVCDVRDEDAVTRLVDVIGERHGRLDVLVNNAGGSPYALAAEATPTFHRKIIELNLIAPLLVSQRANVLMQRQPGGGSIVNVSSVSGRRPSPGTAAYGAAKAGLENLTATLAVEWAPKVRVNAVIGGMVETEQSELFYGDADSIARVAATVPLGRLAQPADIGWAAAFLASDLASYISGASVAVHGGGEPPPYLAASSANK, encoded by the coding sequence GTGACCCGTCCTGAACGAGCCGCAACCGTCAACTTGGGGCTGGCAGGACGGGTAGTGCTGGTCACCGGGGGTGTCCGGGGGGTGGGCGCGGGCATCAGCGCGGTGTTCGCCGAACAGGGCGCGACTGTCATCACCTGTGCGCGCCGAGCGGTGCACGGCCTGCCGTATGAGTTTCACGTCTGCGATGTGCGCGATGAGGACGCCGTCACCCGGCTGGTGGACGTGATCGGCGAACGGCACGGCCGCCTCGACGTGCTGGTCAACAACGCTGGCGGGTCTCCGTACGCGCTGGCCGCCGAGGCGACACCCACCTTTCATCGCAAGATCATCGAGCTCAACCTTATTGCACCACTTTTAGTTTCGCAGCGAGCTAATGTGCTGATGCAGCGGCAGCCGGGTGGCGGATCGATTGTCAACGTCTCGTCGGTCAGCGGGCGCCGTCCCTCACCCGGAACCGCGGCATACGGCGCCGCGAAGGCCGGTCTCGAAAACCTCACTGCCACATTGGCAGTCGAGTGGGCACCTAAGGTGCGGGTGAACGCTGTGATCGGCGGAATGGTCGAGACTGAGCAGTCGGAGTTGTTTTACGGCGACGCCGACTCGATCGCCAGAGTCGCCGCCACGGTGCCGTTGGGCCGGCTTGCGCAGCCTGCTGACATCGGTTGGGCAGCAGCATTTCTGGCATCCGATCTGGCGTCGTACATCAGTGGTGCAAGCGTGGCGGTGCACGGTGGGGGCGAACCGCCGCCATACCTGGCGGCATCGAGTGCCAACAAGTAA
- the ipdB gene encoding cholesterol ring-cleaving hydrolase subunit IpdB, giving the protein MSTRAEVCVVACAELFRDSGEILVSPMTTVALIGARLARLTFAPELLLTDGEAQLLADTPALGSSGAIEGWMPFGRVFETLAWGRRHVVMGANQIDRYGNQNISALGPLQHPTRQMFGVRGAPGNTINHATSYWVGNHSKRVFCDTVDVVSGIGYDKIDPDNPAFRFVNIYRVVSNLGVFDFGGPGHIMRALSLHPGVSPEDVRQATSFEIYGLDEAGETRQPFDEELRLIRDVIDPKSLRDTEVRV; this is encoded by the coding sequence GTGAGCACGCGGGCCGAAGTGTGCGTGGTGGCCTGCGCCGAGCTGTTCCGCGACAGCGGGGAAATCCTGGTCAGCCCGATGACGACCGTGGCCCTGATCGGCGCGCGGCTGGCCCGGCTGACATTCGCCCCCGAGCTGCTGCTGACCGACGGAGAGGCGCAGCTGCTGGCGGACACGCCAGCACTTGGCTCCTCCGGGGCCATCGAGGGCTGGATGCCGTTCGGCCGGGTGTTCGAGACGCTGGCGTGGGGCAGACGCCATGTAGTGATGGGCGCCAACCAGATTGACCGCTACGGCAACCAAAACATCTCGGCGTTAGGACCGCTGCAGCACCCGACCCGCCAGATGTTCGGCGTGCGCGGGGCGCCCGGCAACACAATCAATCACGCCACCAGCTATTGGGTCGGCAATCACTCCAAACGGGTGTTTTGTGACACCGTCGATGTCGTCTCCGGTATCGGCTACGACAAAATCGACCCAGACAATCCGGCCTTCCGGTTCGTCAACATTTACCGGGTGGTCTCCAATCTCGGGGTTTTCGACTTCGGCGGGCCGGGACATATCATGCGGGCGCTGAGCCTGCATCCCGGTGTCTCACCCGAGGACGTCCGGCAAGCTACGTCATTCGAGATCTATGGACTGGACGAGGCAGGCGAGACCAGGCAGCCCTTTGACGAGGAGCTGCGGCTAATCCGCGATGTCATCGACCCGAAGTCGCTGCGCGACACAGAGGTCCGGGTATGA
- the kstR2 gene encoding TetR family transcriptional regulator KstR2, whose amino-acid sequence MDRDPSASNSRRDELLELAAAMFAERGLRATTVRDIADGAGILSGSLYHHFSSKEEMVDEVLRGFLEWLFARYREIVDNEPNPLERFKGLFMASFEAIEQWHAQVVIYQDEAKRLSSQPRFSYIEDLNKQQRRMWIDVLRQGMQEGYFRADLDVDLVYRFIRDTTWVSVRWYKPGGPLTAQQVGRQYLAIVLGGITSTRRR is encoded by the coding sequence GTGGACCGCGACCCCAGCGCCTCAAATAGTCGACGAGATGAGTTGCTGGAGCTTGCTGCGGCCATGTTCGCCGAGCGCGGTTTGCGCGCCACCACGGTGCGTGACATTGCCGACGGGGCAGGCATTTTGTCGGGTAGTCTTTACCATCATTTCTCCTCGAAAGAGGAGATGGTTGACGAAGTGCTGCGCGGCTTCTTGGAATGGCTTTTCGCCCGCTACCGCGAAATCGTGGACAACGAACCTAACCCGCTGGAACGGTTCAAAGGTTTGTTCATGGCGTCGTTCGAGGCGATCGAGCAGTGGCACGCCCAAGTCGTCATCTACCAAGACGAGGCCAAGCGGCTGTCGTCGCAGCCCCGCTTCTCCTATATCGAAGACCTCAACAAGCAGCAACGCAGAATGTGGATCGACGTGTTGCGTCAGGGCATGCAGGAGGGCTATTTCCGCGCCGATCTTGACGTCGACCTCGTCTACCGATTTATCCGCGACACAACCTGGGTGTCGGTGCGTTGGTACAAACCCGGAGGACCGCTTACCGCACAGCAGGTGGGCCGGCAGTACCTCGCCATCGTTCTCGGCGGAATCACCTCAACTCGAAGGAGATAG
- a CDS encoding DUF559 domain-containing protein yields the protein MTEPNWPFLGSEVLAARALPERAMRSLYERAYPGVYVPAGVELTAGQRAEAAWLWSRRRAVVAGNSAAALLGAKWVSPALDAELIYGNRRPPVGITVHSETLLPGEIVKVDGIAVTSSARTAFDIGRRTVSRLLAVQRLDALTNATDVKVNEIEAVMAGHRGSRGLARLRRILPLIDGGAESPPETRTRLVLIDAGLPPPRTQIPIYDEYGDFVARLDMGYEELRVGIEYDGIQHWMDRKQRDRDIDRHSALLDLGWTIIRVSSELLRHRRGTFIGRVVAAMQAAGWCADGR from the coding sequence ATGACAGAACCGAACTGGCCGTTCCTCGGCTCTGAAGTTCTGGCGGCCAGGGCTCTCCCCGAACGGGCGATGCGTTCGCTCTACGAGCGGGCCTACCCGGGCGTCTATGTCCCCGCCGGTGTCGAACTGACAGCCGGGCAACGCGCGGAAGCGGCATGGCTGTGGTCGCGGCGGCGAGCGGTGGTCGCCGGAAACTCGGCGGCGGCCTTACTGGGTGCGAAGTGGGTAAGCCCTGCACTTGATGCCGAGCTGATTTATGGGAATCGCCGCCCGCCGGTCGGCATTACAGTGCACAGCGAGACCCTGCTCCCCGGCGAAATCGTCAAAGTCGACGGTATCGCGGTGACGAGCTCCGCCAGGACTGCATTCGACATCGGGCGGCGAACAGTTTCGCGGCTGCTGGCAGTCCAGCGGCTGGATGCGTTGACCAATGCCACTGATGTGAAGGTCAACGAAATCGAGGCTGTCATGGCCGGACATCGCGGGTCACGTGGTCTGGCTCGGCTCCGGCGGATCCTGCCGCTCATCGACGGCGGAGCTGAATCCCCCCCGGAGACGCGAACCCGGCTGGTGCTGATCGACGCAGGCCTGCCTCCGCCGCGCACGCAGATCCCGATCTATGACGAATATGGCGATTTCGTCGCACGCCTCGACATGGGTTATGAGGAACTGCGTGTGGGCATCGAGTACGACGGAATCCAGCACTGGATGGACCGCAAGCAGCGAGACCGTGACATCGACCGGCATTCCGCATTGCTCGATCTCGGCTGGACGATCATCAGAGTGAGTAGCGAACTACTTCGCCACCGGCGGGGTACGTTCATTGGGAGGGTCGTCGCCGCGATGCAGGCGGCGGGATGGTGTGCTGACGGCCGATAG
- the echA20 gene encoding (7aS)-7a-methyl-1,5-dioxo-2,3,5,6,7,7a-hexahydro-1H-indene-carboxyl-CoA hydrolase, with product MPITSTTVEPGIVAVTVDYPPVNAVPSRGWFELADAITAAGDTPDTHVVVLRAEGRGFNAGVDIKEMQRSDGFTALIDANRGCFAAFRAVYECAVPVIAAVNGFCLGGGIGLVGNSDVIVASDDATFGLPEVERGALGAATHLSRLVPQHMMRRLFFTAATVDAATLHHFGSVHEVVPRNELDEAALRVARDIATKDTRVIRAAKEALNFIDVQRVNSSYRMEQGFTFELNLAGVADEHRDAFVKKS from the coding sequence ATGCCGATCACGTCTACCACCGTCGAACCGGGCATAGTCGCCGTGACCGTCGATTACCCACCAGTCAACGCCGTGCCGTCGCGAGGCTGGTTCGAGCTCGCGGACGCCATCACGGCAGCGGGCGACACGCCCGACACCCATGTGGTGGTGCTGCGGGCCGAGGGACGGGGTTTCAACGCCGGGGTGGACATCAAAGAGATGCAGCGCAGCGACGGTTTCACCGCACTAATCGACGCCAACCGCGGCTGTTTCGCCGCGTTCCGCGCGGTCTACGAGTGCGCGGTTCCGGTCATCGCGGCGGTTAACGGGTTCTGTCTAGGCGGGGGTATCGGGCTGGTCGGCAACTCCGATGTGATCGTGGCCTCCGACGACGCCACCTTCGGGTTGCCGGAGGTGGAACGGGGTGCGCTGGGCGCGGCAACCCACCTGTCGCGGCTGGTGCCCCAGCACATGATGCGCCGGCTGTTCTTCACCGCGGCCACCGTCGACGCCGCAACGTTGCACCACTTCGGCTCGGTGCACGAGGTGGTGCCCCGCAATGAACTCGACGAGGCCGCCTTACGGGTGGCCCGCGATATCGCCACCAAGGACACCCGGGTCATCCGCGCGGCCAAGGAAGCGCTGAATTTCATCGACGTGCAACGGGTCAACTCCAGTTACCGTATGGAGCAAGGCTTTACGTTTGAACTCAACCTCGCCGGCGTGGCTGACGAGCACCGCGATGCATTCGTCAAGAAGTCGTAG
- a CDS encoding (2Fe-2S)-binding protein, with protein MFVCLCVGVTSQTVAEAVAAGASTSKQVAAICGAGSECGRCRRTVRAIIAAASNPTSTRPASQSIRISTSPTRLVDWPASRY; from the coding sequence ATGTTCGTGTGTCTGTGTGTCGGGGTCACCAGCCAGACTGTCGCCGAGGCCGTCGCCGCCGGTGCGTCCACGTCCAAACAGGTTGCTGCGATCTGCGGTGCAGGTAGCGAGTGCGGACGTTGCCGGCGCACCGTACGGGCCATTATCGCAGCCGCGTCGAACCCGACTTCGACCCGCCCAGCGAGTCAAAGCATCCGGATCAGCACATCACCGACCCGATTGGTTGATTGGCCCGCGTCCCGGTATTAG
- a CDS encoding SDR family oxidoreductase, whose amino-acid sequence MGLVDDRVVIVTGAGRGIGRAHALAFAAEGARVVVNDIGVALDGTGGGERSPAQAVVEEIRAAGGEAVANGDDVADWDGAQNLIHTAVDTFGRLDVLVNNAGFIRDRMLANTSEDEWDAVIRVHLKGHFAPLRHAAAYWRGLVKAGEAVDARIINTSSAAGLQGSVGQGNYSAAKAGIAALTLVAAAELGRYGVTVNAIAPAARTRMTEKVFAETMAKPDGGFDAMAPENVSPLVVWLGSTESGDVTGKVFEVEGGLIRVAEGWAHGPQVDKGARWDPAELGAVVRDLLAKARPPVPVYGM is encoded by the coding sequence ATGGGGTTGGTTGACGACCGGGTGGTCATCGTCACCGGAGCGGGCCGCGGCATCGGCCGGGCGCACGCGCTGGCGTTCGCCGCCGAAGGGGCGCGCGTGGTGGTCAACGACATCGGTGTTGCGCTGGACGGGACCGGTGGCGGTGAGCGCAGTCCGGCGCAGGCGGTTGTCGAGGAGATCAGAGCCGCGGGCGGAGAAGCCGTCGCCAACGGGGACGATGTCGCCGACTGGGACGGTGCGCAGAACTTGATCCACACCGCGGTCGACACCTTCGGCCGGCTGGACGTGCTGGTGAACAACGCCGGTTTCATCCGCGACCGGATGCTGGCCAATACCAGCGAAGACGAGTGGGACGCCGTCATCCGGGTGCATCTGAAGGGACACTTCGCGCCGCTGCGGCATGCCGCGGCCTACTGGCGCGGCTTGGTCAAAGCCGGTGAGGCGGTAGACGCCCGGATCATCAACACCAGTTCGGCGGCGGGTCTGCAGGGCAGCGTCGGGCAGGGCAATTATTCGGCAGCCAAGGCCGGCATCGCCGCACTGACTTTGGTGGCCGCCGCTGAATTGGGCCGCTATGGGGTCACGGTGAACGCCATCGCCCCGGCGGCGCGGACGCGTATGACTGAGAAGGTTTTCGCCGAGACCATGGCCAAGCCCGACGGGGGATTCGACGCCATGGCTCCGGAAAACGTTTCGCCGCTCGTGGTTTGGCTGGGAAGCACCGAATCCGGTGACGTGACAGGCAAAGTATTCGAGGTCGAGGGCGGGCTGATCCGGGTCGCCGAGGGCTGGGCCCATGGGCCGCAGGTTGACAAGGGTGCGCGCTGGGATCCCGCCGAACTGGGTGCGGTAGTTCGCGACTTGCTGGCTAAGGCGCGCCCACCGGTTCCGGTGTACGGGATGTGA